A single region of the Macadamia integrifolia cultivar HAES 741 unplaced genomic scaffold, SCU_Mint_v3 scaffold998, whole genome shotgun sequence genome encodes:
- the LOC122070762 gene encoding ganglioside-induced differentiation-associated protein 2-like, with amino-acid sequence MNTYASLSEQIQIMENFDIFKVQGRDKRGRKILRIVGKFFPSRIAGSEALKKYLEEKIFPQLEGRPFSVVYVHTNVQRSENFPGISTLRSIYEAIPINVKENLEAVYFVHPGLQSRLFLATFGRFLFTGGLYGKLKYVSRLEFLWEHVRRNDIEIPEFVWDHDEELEYRPMMDYGLESDHPRVYGAPTVNSPVSVYSMRCIS; translated from the exons ATGAATACCTACGCTTCTCTATCCGAACAAATCCAGATCATGGAGAATTTTGATATCTTCAAGGTCCAAGGAAGGGATAAACGTGGACGAAAGATCCTCCGTATTGTCGGAAAATTCTTCCCCT CACGGATCGCCGGTAGTGAGGCTCTGAAGAAGTATTTGGAGGAGAAGATCTTCCCACAACTGGAAGGGAGGCCCTTTTCAGTGGTGTATGTGCATACAAACGTTCAGAGGAGCGAGAATTTCCCAGGAATCTCGACCCTACGATCGATCTACGAGGCGATCCCAATCAACGTCAAGGAGAATCTCGAGGCGGTTTATTTTGTTCACCCTGGTCTTCAGTCCAGGCTTTTCCTCGCTACCTTCGGTCGTTTTCTCTTCACGGGAGG GTTGTACGGAAAGCTTAAATACGTGAGCAGGCTAGAGTTTCTGTGGGAGCATGTTCGGAGAAATGATATTGAGATACCGGAGTTCGTGTGGGATCATGATGAGGAGCTTGAATACCGTCCGATGATGGATTATGGATTGGAGAGCGATCACCCAAGGGTGTACGGTGCTCCCACGGTGAACTCGCCGGTGTCTGTTTACTCCATGAGGTGTATCTCATAG